GAAACTTCAGACCGAGATGACAAAATTTTTCTTAACTGAAATCGAAGAATCTGCAAACTCATCTGCAAATCAGTTGATTTCAAACGAAAAAGCTCTTGATCTTCTTTATCACGCCTTTATACCAAAAATTAAAACTGTGGCTTCAGGAATTGGAAAACTGCCCGATTTCATGAAAAAACTGAAAACCGGTGTCCGGAGTATTGAACGCTTTCTGCTGGTTCTGCGATTTGTACATATCAAGGGAAAAGTGGAAATCGCACGTATGAATGACCAGGCTAAGTCGTTTTCGAACACATTTGAAGAACTCATCAAAGAGGTGGATGCCGCTGAAATTCGTCTTGAAAAACTGGGAGATGTTATTCGTAAACACGAAAGCACCAGCGATCAGTTTGCCGGATACAGAGGCAAGCTGAATGATTTGTCCCATAAAATTAACCGGTGCCACAATACCAATGAAGATTTAGCCGATTTGCGGAATGAGAAAAATGCTCAAAAGGTTGTAGCGGCGTAAAACAAAATTCCCGGCCTCAGGAAATTTTTTCATAGAGTCCGCGCCTGACTCTCGCTACTTTCTTCTCTTCGAGCAGACCGTTCAGATACCGTTTGGCGGTCCGCTCCGGAATTCCCATTTTTTCGGCCAGTTCGAGTGCCTCGGCAGTTTCAAAGGTTGCTGGCAGCACGTTGTGATATTTCAGGTAGCGATCGCCGCGCGCATCAACATCTTCCTTTCCGGGGATAATTTCGTACAGACGAATCGCGTGCTTCAGACAGGTATCGGCAATCCAGAGTGCAGCAATCACATCATCATCAGAAGGCGTCAGGTACTCCCCATCCACCGATACCGGGTCATATTCATAAACCCGGAGAACCGCAAAGATGGCGGCCAGTTTCAGCGTATAAATCGCTGCTTTTTGATTGATAACCTGCAACTCTCCTGAAAGACCCAGCTCCTCAATAATCTCCATTTTTTCAGCAAATGTATCATCAATCATCTGCCACTGGTTATCCGAGAGTTCTACTGTAAGAGGTTCGTCCCTCTCTTTTAGCCGGCTTTTGATCTCAAAAAGCTCCCCGGAAAGCCGTGCGATATCTTTGCTCAACGCGCGGGTGGATGAGTCGGGCCGGTTGCTTTGCCAACCCTCAGACTGATGATTTCCGTAAAGCAAAAACGAAGAAAACAGCCCGGGTCCGGATTTCAACGCCAGGCCGGTGTACTCTTTCGGCTCTGCAATGATTAAAGAAGATAAATTTCCCTGACCCGGCTGAACCACCGGCACTGCTTGAAATATTTGCTCAAACAGATCATTCAGCGGTCCAGCCTCCCTGAAAACGGAATCATTCTGCAGAAGAGTGTTCATATCTGTCTGCAGAAGTGTTCGGGTTTCATTCTGCGACCGCCTTCCGTCTTCCGACCGATTCAGTTCATCTTCAATCGTAAACAGAGCCCTTTCACTGTTTTTATCAGCCAGATTCAAAACACCATACGACAAGGCCTTCACCTTTACCGATGCCCGTTTTGCAAACCCCGAACCGTCCATCAAAAAACAGTTCACGGAGAGCGTGTAATATCCGTCTGCATGTTCCGCGAGTGTTTTGGGCAAATGTGCAGCTATAAACGGCAGCATCGCCAGCAAGAACATATCTTTTCTCTCCGCCTCGCCAAGCCGGTCGCAACAGGATCTCACCAGTGATGGCAGAGATTCGTACGCTTCATCCGGCAGCGAAGGGGTATCTTCCGGGAGTTTAGTCTCTTTCGCTTCCATGCCAAGCTGCAATCGAATGGAATCCATCTCCTGTTTTACCGCTTTCAGGTTTTTCAGATGGATGGAACGCCCGGATTTTGCTATGCCCGCAGCCTGATCCCCACGTAACTTTTCCATGATGCCAAGCCGCTGGTCCTCCCAATAGCAGAGATCCTCAAGTTTTTGCAGACTTGCTTCGGTAAGTGAGTCGTCTCTGAGCAGTTTGATTCCCACCTCCAGCCAGATTCGGCGGGCGTCATCACTCAGATGCCGCGGAGGATCGGGCAGGGTACCAAGTGTTTTTTGGCTCATGAAAGAATAATTCAGCGGATTTTTCGTTTTTGCTGCGCTTAAAAGTAACAATAAAACTGCTTCAATTAGAATTCATTTCATCAGGTTCCGCCGGGTAAGCTGTCTGAACCATTGACACGGCAATTTCAATGATGCAAAGTGTAGAATTGATGAATGATTTGGCCTATCTTAAAACCGATCTATTCACCTAACTCAGATATGAAACTGCGACTGTTCATCACCCTTATTCTTCTCTCACTGCCGCTGGTTGCAAACGGACAGGCTGCGCAGCTTTCCGATCAGGCAGAAATTTCGCTCATTACGATCCTTCCAGGCGAAACACCCGAGGAACTGTTCGGCCACAGTGCTGTTCGTGTGAACGATCCGGCCAACAATATCGATATATCCTACAACTACGGCACATTCCATTTTGATGACTATTTTCTGCTGAAATTTATTTATGGGGACCTCGAATATTTTTTATCAGAAGCACCCTTCCCGCTCACCGTTCGTCATTATCGCGAAAGGCAGCGCCCGATGTATGAACAGGTTTTAAATCTTACCCAGCAGCAGAAACAGGATCTGCACGAATTTTTAATTGTCAATATCCAGGAAGAAAACAGATACTACCAGTACGATTTCCTGTATGATAACTGCTCCACCCGCATACAGGATGCCCTCGAAGATGTGCTCGGTGATGATCTGAGGTTTCACTACACAGAAGGAGAAGAGCGAACATTCCGTGAACTGATCCATCTCTATGCTGATCCGGATTCTTTTAACGGCCTCGGAATCGACCTGCTGCTCGGAAGCACCATTGACATCCGTGCCACATCGCGTCAGCATATGTTTTTACCCGATTTTTTGATGATGGAATTTGATAACGCAACCGTTTTGGTTGATGGAGAGATGCAGCCGCTTGTCGCCACTACCACTCAGCCGCTGCAGCTCGATGATTATGAACAAAATCCGGGCCGCCCCATTGCGCTGATATTCACCTGGATTC
The window above is part of the Rhodohalobacter sp. SW132 genome. Proteins encoded here:
- a CDS encoding DUF3987 domain-containing protein: MSQKTLGTLPDPPRHLSDDARRIWLEVGIKLLRDDSLTEASLQKLEDLCYWEDQRLGIMEKLRGDQAAGIAKSGRSIHLKNLKAVKQEMDSIRLQLGMEAKETKLPEDTPSLPDEAYESLPSLVRSCCDRLGEAERKDMFLLAMLPFIAAHLPKTLAEHADGYYTLSVNCFLMDGSGFAKRASVKVKALSYGVLNLADKNSERALFTIEDELNRSEDGRRSQNETRTLLQTDMNTLLQNDSVFREAGPLNDLFEQIFQAVPVVQPGQGNLSSLIIAEPKEYTGLALKSGPGLFSSFLLYGNHQSEGWQSNRPDSSTRALSKDIARLSGELFEIKSRLKERDEPLTVELSDNQWQMIDDTFAEKMEIIEELGLSGELQVINQKAAIYTLKLAAIFAVLRVYEYDPVSVDGEYLTPSDDDVIAALWIADTCLKHAIRLYEIIPGKEDVDARGDRYLKYHNVLPATFETAEALELAEKMGIPERTAKRYLNGLLEEKKVARVRRGLYEKIS
- a CDS encoding DUF4105 domain-containing protein, which codes for MKLRLFITLILLSLPLVANGQAAQLSDQAEISLITILPGETPEELFGHSAVRVNDPANNIDISYNYGTFHFDDYFLLKFIYGDLEYFLSEAPFPLTVRHYRERQRPMYEQVLNLTQQQKQDLHEFLIVNIQEENRYYQYDFLYDNCSTRIQDALEDVLGDDLRFHYTEGEERTFRELIHLYADPDSFNGLGIDLLLGSTIDIRATSRQHMFLPDFLMMEFDNATVLVDGEMQPLVATTTQPLQLDDYEQNPGRPIALIFTWILFIAGAIVTFFQIRKNRYVNLWLDLPLFGTIGLIGLLIVFLWFFSLHTETVRNLNLFWAWPFHLLILPFLIKRTTKNGVMSIYFTLYAAVCLLILAGWWFWTQQLNSAIIPILLLLSLRAGCNAYSLLPKNWR